A genomic window from Punica granatum isolate Tunisia-2019 chromosome 2, ASM765513v2, whole genome shotgun sequence includes:
- the LOC116194548 gene encoding uncharacterized protein LOC116194548, giving the protein MSAVGCPCSPPRWTGKGGGISSGEDAYKKKKSGCDSGSALHRICLWGSCSHSKDKAPTVLDQTVWPSQTIPPKTLKFSHIALHQIRVQHQFLLESPMIPPETLGAHLLKVLVECACLIVCLTQRYLYPTTATDPLKENTTLS; this is encoded by the exons ATGAGTGCTGTAGGTTGTCCTTGCTCTCCGCCTCGATGGACTGGTAAAGGTGGTGGTATAAGCAG TGGTGAAGATgcatacaaaaagaaaaagagcgGGTGCGACTCTGGTTCAGCTTTACACAGGATTTGCTTATGGGGGTCCTGCTCTCATTCCAAAGATAAAG CCCCTACTGTCCTGGATCAGACCGTCTGGCCCTCTCAGACAATCCCTCCCAAGACCTTAAAGTTTTCTCATATTGCTCTCCACCAAATTAGAGTACAACACCAGTTTCTGTTGGAGTCTCCGATGATACCGCCAGAAACATTGGGAGCCCACCTCTTAAAAGTTCTAGTTGAATGTGCTTGTTTGATTGTTTGTCTTACACAAAGATATCTTTATCCCACAACAGCTACGGATCCTTTGAAAGAAAATACCACTCTCTCCTAA